The Citrus sinensis cultivar Valencia sweet orange chromosome 4, DVS_A1.0, whole genome shotgun sequence DNA segment ACCCCCACGGGCATAAACCCTCCACGTACACCTACACCTCCACATTCACCACACGCGCCACCGATTCCGAAACCCCAGCAGAACCGGAAACAAGCCAACCCGACCCGGACGACAAGTTCGAGAACCGCCTATCCAAACTTCGAATCCGATACCGGAGCGGAACCGGTAAGAAAGCCGAAGCCCGAAAATCCAAAAAAGGGTCGACGGCGAAATCGGGGTCATCGATGTACCTGCCGCCGGTACCACTAAATGAGCCGATGTCGGGCGGGTTGAAAGTGGATTTTGGGTTCAGCTCGTATAGCGAGAGGATCAATGGGCGGATTGCGATTTTGGGGTTAACGGCGCTGGTGGCGGTGGAGCTGGCGACAGGAAAAGGGGTGATAAATTATCACACGCCGGCTATTGTGTTGATTCAGGTTTATTTTGTGGCGGCGGTGAGTGCTTTGTTTGTTAAGTATGAGAAAGAGAGGGTAAGTGTGTGGCCGGAATCGGCtgttgaaaagaaataaattttagtgggaaaaaaatgtaatcatttaaaattgagttttttttttggctattGTTTGTTCTTTTTCGTTAATGTTATATTGggtgaattttttaaatgagaaaaaaatgttttggcAAGTGAAAATGAGGGTGGGAATTACTTAGATATATGACTTATTGAGGATTAAAAtctctatttatatataacGCAATAACCAAAGtcacaagaattttttttttttatatgggCTTAACCCATTATTGTCAATTTGTCATGCCTCGGCCTTTTACAAAGACATGTTTCCAGTTTCGATCCATTTTTTCCACTTTTAATCCGGGCTTGGCGCTTCCAATTCTTTCCTTTGGGCTTTAAGCAAACTACCTCTGGCCCATTATCCACACCTTCGTCCTCTTCTCCACTCTCTTGGGCTCCCGCTTTTGCTCCAAACCCACAATGGCCAAATTTCTTTACCTGGTTAAGTTTTCACATTCCCTCCTTTTTTCACCTGCTCTTCCCGCTTCTCCATTCTGCATTCTGAATTGTTTCTAATTGACAGCTGTCACAGATAACTTTCTGCAGCCTATTGGCTGCTCTCTTGATTCTATCGAACTAGGCATTAATTGATCTTCACCTACCTCCTTCTGAATGCCGCCCTGAGTAACTGCCACGTGTTCATCGTCTTGGTTCGTGCTTAGATCTGTTCCGGTTACGTCGGCCATGTTCCATGGGGAGATCTGTTGAGGTTTAGCCGGTGAATTACTCCTTTGGTCTTTGTACCCCGTCTTTGTTGAGTGGTTGGATGATGTACCGGTAGCCTTTTGCCCTTTTTCATGACTTCTGTTGGCTTTGGGTCTCCCGTACAAATGGACTGCCTGCATCCACACTCCATAGGCGAGTTTATCCTTTGGCTGCCCTTCGTACTTATCACACTCCTTATATGGGTGCCCTATCCGGCCACAGCAGAAGCAGAAATCTGATAGCCTCTCATATACCACTGGGATCGGGATGTCCTCTTCCCCTTCCTGCTCCACATAGATTATCTTTTTCAATGGTTGTGTGATATCGATTGAGATTCGTACTCTTGCGTATTGGCCAATGCACTCCCCTTCTTCATCTGCATCAATATCTTCCACAGTACCAATGGTTCCCCCCAGCATTCTTACCGTTTCTTGCTCCATGCATCCGACTGGAATATTATGTAATTGCACCCAAAAGGCTGAGTGCGTAAATACTTGCTTTGTTATTTCTCCTATGCCACTCGGTTCTTTTAGAACTATCAATGCGCGTTCAAAATGCCAAGGACCTCCAGAGAGAACTCGTCTCTTATCTGCTTCGGAGGCAAATTTGAACACGAATGTTTTGCTTCCCAGGCTTTCAACTCTGAATCCCTCAGCTGTTCTCCAAACTTGCCGCAGCGCAGACTTAAGCCCCTCTCTGTTGAACTCCTCTTGGATGCAAAACTTTCCCCAGCAAACATCCGGCTACTAGCTTTTTCCCTTTGCCTTTCATAATTTCGCCAATGGCAACTCTACTCGTCTTGTCTTCTTCGAGTGTGATTGCTTTGCACTTACGAATCAGTTCCTCTGTTTCCATGAGGCCCTGATTTTAACTACTGCTCTATTAATTCCTTAATCACCTACTACTCCTGCTGCTTATAATGACTTACCAACTCTCATAAATAACTCATATTATAAAGCGCCCAATTTAGAGCGATTTCGTTGCCCTGAGGGCTACTAACTTTCATTCTGAGTTCTCTTTCAGAGAGAGATAACCTTTGAAGAAAGACTCCATGATcgtagaatttttttttatgttaaacgAAGTCCAAAGTTAATGGGCTAATGGCCCTAATTATAGAACAACCTCgttaaattaatatcaataatttgataagtttattacataatttttttttagaaatcttattttttaaaacctaattaatacataaattaattaatttgaagcTAAATATCTATGatatatctttcttttttttatattggtataataatttattcattttattggTATAGTTGTTTTCTTCACCCCTTTTGAATAAGAAatcattgttttatttttatattatgaaaaataagagagagGGGAGCTTAATATATTATCTAtagaaaattcatatttgGTGAGCTATGATGTAATCATAATCTCGCCATACAATTCAACCAAAGTGACTGATTAAGATCAAATCTAAATCATATCACACAATTTGAAAGAACCACTAAATTCTCTAATTATATGATgtttatatttcataaaaatttctattatgaacgtatattatctttataaattaattaattactaatttattgataaattgataattattaatttattaatatcttaatattaatcagaataataaatttgaattttccaTAATCTCAATGCTGTTAATTTACCAATCAAAATTTCACTGCATATGAAAGATGTCGAAGAGGTTACACGGCACTAGTATGTAAAGATGAGACAAGGCAAACGAAGAAACGAACCGACTTCAAATTGGaccttaaaaatttcttagcAATTAATCATATCTCTAAAACATACAGATCAACTTAGCTTATTTTCATCTTGCTTGAGTACATTAGTGTGACAGTGTTacgtcaaaaagaaaagaattccACATCCAAAAAATGGAATCTACTCAATTGCTACAAATGCTGGATCAGGCCCCTTCCCTGCCATTCATAGAAGGGGATTCTGGATTCTagtttttagtatttttcaaTATACAGCTCTGCGATCTATACCTTCCCTAAAAGTTACAAACAAATCCACCCCGCAGGTTCCAGCCAGTTGGGACAACATTCCCTGACCTTTCGGCTAGATCAGAATATTGTGGGCAGCATTAATGTTCATTCTTTTCTTACCAGCGCTGTCACAAAGACTTAACTACAATCAACTCGGCTGAGAGGATGCCCGCGCCAAAAAGTCATTAACTGCAAGATTGGCATCGCCATGGGACACGGCATCTTCTGGTTCTGGCATAAACAGAGTAGATGACGATGCCTACATGTAAAGATAAGCACATCTTTAATTCACAGCcagaaaaacaacaaaagcaaGAGAAAGAAGGCCACGCACACCCAAAAGCAACATATAACTTCTATTTTGGGATCATCAACAGAGACTGCCAACTTATTATAAGTTTATGCCAACCTATTTTGGTGggcttgaaatttttttcatctagTTATAGTAAGGCTGGATTAAGTGTACCTTTGCATCAAGTTGCACCTCTCCATTAGCATCAGTGACGAGGGATGCGCCATGTGCCTTTAACCATTCCACACACTCCTCTAGTCCGTCTGAGTCCCTCTCTTCACATTCTTCATTTGTTGGTGACACACCTGTGAAGCCTAGAACTTGAGCAACATATGAAACGGGTACCGTAGGGCGATATGACCGGGACATGCAACTCACAGCCTTAAATCGCATCTTTTCTACATACAGATCTGCAAGGAGgacaaaaattaagtaaatgaTAACACTTTAGCCTTCTCATATAATTGACCACAAGATATACACACAAAGCTGAATATATCTCAGTGATATATACACACCCATAAGGCAGGTGTTCAAGTTAGGAGCCGTCTTGTATAGTCTGAAGAACATAATGTAATTTCCTGAAGAGACAGCAGCACGAACTGCTAGAGCATGTTTAACAGCTTTATCTTGCTTTGCCTTATCTGATAATCTGGCAATTTAACAAATTGAGATTTCATATTAGCATTGAACTCAACACAAtcttctattatttttaactccGCACGTGACAAGCAGTTGATGCATGCATGCCagaataaaagaacaattacATTTAACAATCAACAAACTATTCAAAAAAGTTACAGAGTAACTTTGACTTTGACCTCATAACAAAATGCACATGAACAGTGGATACAAGTTGAACATAAAGAGACTTCTGCAGAGAGATGGATCCAAGTCTcagataattattaaaaagatgaaaaaaaaaaaagccattCCATTCTAAAGATGGAATTAACAAACAATTATTGATTGCAAAACCACATAATACATATATGGAATCAGGCAAGATAGCAAACATAATAACATCAATAGAAGCAGTCTTCTTGTGACATTAGTGAATATGATGCTAACCTTGACATTAATGATAAGAGCTCTCTCTTATTGTTGGAGTGCAGGATAACACAGAGTAAGTGGTAAGCAGAAAACTCCATACAGCATCCCTCAATTCCTTCAGCATAAAGGATTTTTAACTGTGATTGGCACTGAATCAAAACGAACCAAAGTCAAGACAACGATGATCCTATGTAAATATGAAAACTTTTCATTAAAAGTTCCACATTTTCACAACTGGCAAATGTTCCTGCAAAACAAATCAATGaccatcttttttttctttttttcttttttaaatatatttctaGGAAGGGGACTTCTAAACCACCATCCAAATACATGAATTGAGATTCTACTCTGTGAAGAATAACAGCTAATAACTAGTATAATAATTTCAgcagaaaaatagaaaattccAGATATGTTGTAGCACATCTTCCTGTGTAAAgttgagattattattatataattatattttgtagctgcaaaacagaaaaaaggcacacgaagaagaaaatttagagCAACAGTACGGCAACAACCTGATTGTATTCAGGTAAGTCCCCATTTTCTATTGCCAATCGAGCATGAGTTTCATAAACCTGAAAGGGAATCATATGAGACACagtataaatattgaaaataaaattatcatagtACTAAGAATACCAGAGGGGATGAGAAGAATACATGCAGGTATTCATATATACCTTAGCCGTTAGCTGATTTCGTATTCGTTGCACAGTCAAATCTTGACGAATAGATTTCAACTGATCACATTTATAAAGATAGTTCTTCTGAGAGTTCTGAACCATTTGCAGAGCTTTTTCTAGCACTTCTTCTGGTCTCACCTGAGGGGAAAAACACATGACACAAATATTATCAGTGATTCATCAATAATAAACTTTGGTTCAATTCAGAATGCCTAGAAAACcaacaataaaaagaagataatGTTATTACAGTGGAAGGATCAGGTGCAGAAGTAAGGCGCAGATAACGTTTCTCAATTTCCTGGCAGGTCCCTTTAACAGTCAGTGCATCCCAGTCAATGTCTTCTACAGCCCTGCTGCCACCATCATCAAAGCTTTTACTAATTAACAAGGCACTTGCCCTCCTCACATACAAGTTTCCAGTACCAGCATTTTTTCCTTTGAAGCGGTTAGTTTCTGATCGATTCCCTTGTCCTCTGTCGAAACGCTTAGAGCGATTTTCACGTCTCATTCTTTCCTCTGGTGAATTAGCCAACGCTATTGCACCAGAATAATACGAAGTTAAACTCTGTTCCTTATCACTATCACTTGATGCGTCACCATTGTCTTCAGTTTTAAAACCATCAGCAGAAAGACGCTGCCTCTTAACTGGCCTCTGGAAACTTTTACTCGCAGATTTCTGCTCTGATAGGTGAaacttaatattatttagcCTATCCTCCTTGCTCACGCTGCCGCTTATATGCTGCagtaaattcaattaaaatgaatcaaattagAGTCAAACACAAATATATGCAAGTACACAGTGACATTGAcatcctcttttctttttttccttctttgcgCTGAACGACAACAAAGGAGTTCTCACACTATTGTCATACGAAGTCCACACTCCACACCAAAAAATCAGAGGTGAATCAAGTGATACCTTTCTATCCTTTTCATTGGCATGGATCCAGCCactaaattttacaatttcattAGTGGAAGAAGCTAATTTGTCAATCGGTTTCTCCTCTGGTAAAGGCTCCCATCTGCTTTTGGTTCGTCTACTTGGACTTCTCTTATTCTTTGATAATGCAGAAAGAGGAGTTGAAGTTGGTAAACTGCAGCAGGGCAAATAAtatatccaaataaaaaacagaTCACTAAGTTTAATAGCAGCACACTTTTATAATGCAGCAGCCAAAAGAGGTCAAGAGAAAGCAAGATGTTAATCTCAATGTTCAAGCTAAAAGAAGCAATTTTTAACTTGGGGATGGGAGAGGGCAGATAAGAAAGCACATACTCCTTAGTGACTGCTTCTGTAGTAGGCTTAGGAAAAAGAGGCTCCACATCCCAGTCTCGTGAGAACAGTGTTCCATCAGAATTTGCTTTTTTAATAATCTGAAAcaagaaaagggaaaatctggataatgttattaaatttagatatcAGTGAATGACAGTGAAGTACAACAAACACAAATAGATATGTACGCATCCATGAATAAAAAGTTATGACAAGCCCATCAAAACAAGAAGGAAGCCAACTCAAAAGCAAAATGCTTCACTTACCACAGCTTTTACAAGATTCCATCTCTGTACAACATAATGATGAAGAATGGATGACAAaaatttgaggtattttagaatttcctATGAGTGCACACATTCTTATATAGCATCTGcctttaattaatcattatatATCTTAAAATAAAGTATCATCGATGCACACTACAGTTTCTCATCATAACTACAGGTTACTGGTTGTAGATTACAGAATTTGTCATTTCTAAactcttttttcaattaataatgcTTCTCAAAACTCTGACACATTAttctcattattttctttttgactgtCGCTATCTTCCTAagaagtttttctttttgaaagtCAATATCTTTCTACTTGTAATATCTGCAGTTATCCTTCAACCCAAAATgatcaacaacaaaattaaaatcaggCCAAAAGAATTATTGGGGCGATGGAGTTCACAACATTGTGCTTATAACTGAACAACTGCTTCCTCAAAAAGCTTTCTGAGTTAGCATGTTTCTGGTTCTTCAGGGTCACCAAAAATGGAGTTAAGTTTAAATTAGAAGAAGACTCACCTCCCCCATCACAGCTTGGGAAGCTGCTATTTCTGCATCACCCTTACAGCGAGCCAAAGCTCTTTCAACATAACCACATAGTGACTTGGGAAAGGTACCAGGCTGCAAGCAAGAATAAAGTCATCAATTGCTGCATGAACCAGCAATCATAAATCATCGATTTCATCAAAAAGGACAATATGAAAAACTGCCCAACATAATTGTATTATGAAAAGCAAAGGATGAGAAATGCCTGATACAAACAGATTTCACTTGGATTTCCAGAAGGCCTCTGACTGAAACATCAGATAAACATTCTGGTATCCCAGTCAGTCTGAAAAAATGATCTCTAACTATCAAATTGATGTTTATGCCAGAAAACTCAAACCATATGTTTGACAGTGTACTGCATGCATACAAAACTTATCTCCATAGAAATAATAGGGTTAATGTTTTCCACAAATCCActaaattgatgtattttacaTCAACACATTGCCACCTCCTCTTAGTCTCTTAGGGCTTGATTGGTTTTAgggtttaatttgtttttatttttaaattttatgtcatTATAGggtttttttgtaatttaatttattcaaatgtCCAAAGTTGTATTTGCTCTTCTGCGGTTgctaataacaaaatttaatggaTTGGGGATTTAAAACTGATAGCCTATTCTCTGTAATTCTGGGTGTGTGAAATATGTCTATTTTAATGGGTGTTTGgaaaaattaacccaaaataatAACACAAGTAATTCACAGAAAACTTGTGGCAACATGTCATTTCTACTTGCTAACAGCCCTTTTTGGCTTCCACAAGTTCTGGAAGTAACTAATAATTTAACTACCTGTGAGTCCCAACCGTTGAATTTCAACTTATTACAAATTAAGAACTAAATACcgattattaaagaaaaaaaaaagtagccACAAGTGATTCAATTGAAGTataacaaaatgaataaaaatacatcAGCAGTTGATAATCAAGTTGCACAAATTTAGACAAATAAAGCAACAGTGAACTCAATGCTTCCAAAAAGTTAACCATAACAAGAGCCAAAATGCACATGTATTCAAGGCTCATTTCACACTCCAAAGCCaacattgaaaaatattttgtgacTGTTAGTTAGGAGGAGCAagaaaataaccaaaatatgaGTCTTACCTCAACCCTAGAATCAGCATGAGACACAACCTTTTCGTTTGACTTTGCAAGTGAAACACCGATATAAGCCGGTTTTGCTGCTGCATTGGCTGTAGAGCTATCCTTATCGGTTTTTGGTAAACCTAAGGCCAAATTTGAAGCAATTCTAGGATTAGTTGGAATCTGCAGTTTGCTTACCCTTCGATTATCTAACTGTGGAGAAGTTTGCACAGGCGGCGATTGATAACTAGGGGCCATCTGTTGACCAATAGCATACTGCGAACTGGGCCCCTGAGGGCATGCAGCTTTGTGTTGATCCTGAAAGTTATTGTAAGAAGTTTTTTGTTCCAAAGGCTTAGAATAGTGTggttgtacaggactgacttGACGATTTTGAAAACTTGGAGTCCCATGTTTCCAATAACTATCGTGAGAACCATTACTTGTTGCAGCCGGCTGAAAAGGAAAACGCATTATGATGACAATTTAGTCTATCTAACCAATCCAATTGTCCATTAAAATACTAAACAAGGacaataattcaaatataCATTAGTTGAGATTGAATATTGTTGCCTTCTAATTTCAGAGATATATCAAATCAATTGCGAAATTGTTTAACTAATTGGGGGACATTCCTAAAAAATCTTCAACAAAACTGAATGAAAATAAGTCTGATCAACAAACGTTTATCAAACTCAAGAACACATATGTGATGAATAAGGTTTACATAACATGTGCCATACATCTCATATGGGTTGGTTACATTCATCTCCAAATGGTTGACATTACACTGAAAGAGAGATCCACAATCCCGACCTCTCCTCATGGAAAATATAGTCATTGTAATCATATGACGCACAAGAATATGAGACTACCAGCATCATGCATACCCTCACTTATTCAGCATATATATGCAGCAACCATAGAATTTAACATTTACTTTGCgtgaaataattataataatagacCATTTCTACTACTGATACAATTAGCTCTTTCATACAGCATAAGTTTTACCATTGTCGTCTACTCTATCATATACCACAAATATTCCGTACCCCACCACTGGCTAGCCATTCAGTGAAAAAGCACATTTATCGCTTAAGCAGCCTATAAATTCTTGCAGCCATCAAAAGTTCACCTCAATAGCCGGATATTTTTATCGCACTGCTGTACATCCAAATCTCTTACACCATTGTTTTATTACAATAATCTTAACATGATTCTAtcatttcctttaaaaaacatatatacaaatatataaatatatatattttgataaaggGAATATAAACGCATAAGCTCCAAATGAAATGATTAGAAAAAGCaagggaaaaacaaaaagagaaagttTAATGAAGAAGTGATATTAACATTTTGAAGAGAAATAGGTCTTCAACCAAAGTGCCCTATCCGAAAGCACATATTAAAGGAGGAAGAAAGGCGGAGGGGAAAAGCacaaagaaatatgaaaatgcTAATGGTACCCATATTAAGATAGaacaatcaaagaaaaagaaaaagatagaatCATACCATAGATTCAAAATATGATCTATCATCAATAGTAGTCATATAcccaaatttttatgtttatttcatCAGTTCACATTGtcccaaaatataaatataattatcataataaagAAACTCCTTATGGCAGTGCACAAGGTCAAATTACTTCTACAGCTCATATGAATGGTAGTTCAAACCTGCAATGAAGACACATGAGATGAACTGGAGTCCTGCTGCCAAGACTGGTGGTAAATAGGAGCAGGCTGGCTGTGTGCAGTAGGATATCCAGCTGTAACACCAGGAGGTTGTAACACCTGATTAGATGTACTAGCAACCGATAAGTTTTCTGTCCCGGGAGCACAACTAACTTCTGTTTGACTATAATAATCTGCCCATTGTTTATACTGTTGTTGATACTGCAGTGAAGTTGCAGGTGCAGTGCCAGAACTATAAGCGCCACTCGTGTCTGAAGTGTAGTTTGAATATTGATGAGAAGTATAATTTGTGTAGTTGCCTTCATTCCATGAGGTGGTCTGATGACTGTAACCGCTACTTGGGTAACCTCCAGCTGTCTGATAATCACCAGGACTGTAATAAGTGGCCGAATAACTTGCAGGCCCAACATAAGACCCTGAATTCTGAAACGAAGAAATAGGCTGATAAGGAGCACCTGAATTTTGATATGCTCCTACAGGCTGAGGATATGAATGGTTAGGCTGCTGCTGATAGCTGCTATAGTAACCTGGGTATGCTGTGCTTCCATAAGCATAAGGATCACTAGAATTGGGGTATGAAGTGTAGCCACTGTAATCTTGTGCAACATTGGTTGTTCctaaatttgatgaacttgTGAGGGATGTCGCATTGAGTCCATCTTGAAGACTTTTCACATGTGATTCAGTGTGCTGTTCATGATGATAACTGGCATTCGAAAGATTTCCATTCTCTGTGGATTGATTATTCACCCCATGTGTGACCCATGAAACTGCTCCTGATCCAGTTGTTGAGGGGAAATATGAAGATGCTTGCGATTGACTTGCATCAACAACATATCGattctgaaaacaaaaaagaaaatgttaaacaaataaaagtgCAAATTTCAACCAAAATACAATTTCAAATGGAAGAAATTCAGCCAATAGCAGATTTCATAAGAGTTTTAAAAGTACCTGACACataatgaaaagaaacaacaaaataacaagCTTAGTAATCCAAGTAGCCAACATAAAACGGAAAATGGTTTCTGAACAATCAATTGAGACCACTATACGACAAGGCTTCTGCCTAAACATAAATCCACACAGATTACAGCATATGCAACCATCACCCTTATGTTAACATTAGATTCTCTGATCCCAACTGAAACGAAAACTTGTCTAAGATAAAAACCATGTGTTTACAATCACTTAATCAGTACTATAATATAAGATCGCTAGGGTACGAAAAAACTTTCCATACAATCAAAACTTCCTAACTCAACCCAACCACAAATGCTGACTATAAATCCAAATCAATTCACTTCACCAAACTAAACCACTTTTCCTTCCAAACATACAGCAACAGAGCCTCAAACTTGCAAGACAAAGACAAAAACCTCAAACCCAATTCATCACATCCACAAAAATGCATTATAATCCAATtctaataaattcataattcaaTCAAACAAACTTTGATCCTACTAAATATCAGATGCCtaaaaatccaattcattacaGCCAATGCTAAATATCAACAacccatttaattaaatttaaatccataaaaaattaccTCGACCGAATTGGGGTCCACTGAAGATGCTATGTTCTGAGTGCTGCCTTGTTGATTCtgattcatcatcatcatcacctaAGCCTCCTAATTATATAATCAGAGTTGAGAGTATAATCGGCAACAAAttcaagttaattaattactaaaacAAAATAGCATAAAACCCTAATTAGAATAATCAGGAAGCTGGGAAATATCTAACCTTCGAAAAAACGAAACACGCGGATCGAAACGAAGGAGCAGGAGAAGCTTTGTTTGCAAGATCGAgtgcataaaataataaaaaaaatggaattaaaaaaaaaaagaatttgctaatattattagtgaaatttaattaactcaaaagccaaaaaagaaatagtgAACGAAGAAAGAAGTAGAAGAGAGTCAAGAGAGAGCGAGATGACGAGAAAAGAAACGGCCgatttgaaagagaaaatcggcaataaacattaattaaaattaaataaaaataaaaacgcaaataaataaaatttttgtatcGCTATCGGACAGAAGAGTTGTATGTTTGCTGTTGGGTTGCGTTTGGCTACGTCGGCGGTAGGCGAAGATAATTTTGTACTCGGGTAAACAAACCGggttttgttgttgttaaagaaactaaaaaataagcccttattattattatttttaagcgCCCGCAagtacataaataaaaataatgagcgctttatttatttttacgaAGTTTTTTagcattaatttgaaaatcagaCCATCATCTCTCCGTACATAAAATTGCTAAAAAGGGCGAACAATTACACAAGTGTTCCAATGAGAAAATAGAGCAAGTTACGAGtttaaaattcatcaaattatGAAGTCTAAAGAAAGTTTAAAAGATGTatttgaggggaaaaaaaaatgaggcaTTGACCTGAATTACCATATTAGTGAACCACTTaacctaaaaaattaagtgaagTAGAGACACAATGAACACATAAAAGCCAcaacaataatatcaaaagagtttcaattaaccaacaagCACATAAATATTTGTTAGGAGAGTTTTGCCGGTTCGATGATTGGGAATGCAGCTGCGTTAAATATTTGTTAGGAAAGTTTTGCCGTTCTAGTGGTCCTACCCAACTCGAATCTAAATTAGTTGACACCCAATATAGTATTCGGATACCAGATGATTTAATACAATAGAAAAAAAGAGTTTCAATTACAATTCTCATACCTCATAGTATTAATAGTG contains these protein-coding regions:
- the LOC102613780 gene encoding SAC3 family protein A isoform X1, which translates into the protein MMMMNQNQQGSTQNIASSVDPNSVENRYVVDASQSQASSYFPSTTGSGAVSWVTHGVNNQSTENGNLSNASYHHEQHTESHVKSLQDGLNATSLTSSSNLGTTNVAQDYSGYTSYPNSSDPYAYGSTAYPGYYSSYQQQPNHSYPQPVGAYQNSGAPYQPISSFQNSGSYVGPASYSATYYSPGDYQTAGGYPSSGYSHQTTSWNEGNYTNYTSHQYSNYTSDTSGAYSSGTAPATSLQYQQQYKQWADYYSQTEVSCAPGTENLSVASTSNQVLQPPGVTAGYPTAHSQPAPIYHQSWQQDSSSSHVSSLQPAATSNGSHDSYWKHGTPSFQNRQVSPVQPHYSKPLEQKTSYNNFQDQHKAACPQGPSSQYAIGQQMAPSYQSPPVQTSPQLDNRRVSKLQIPTNPRIASNLALGLPKTDKDSSTANAAAKPAYIGVSLAKSNEKVVSHADSRVEPGTFPKSLCGYVERALARCKGDAEIAASQAVMGEIIKKANSDGTLFSRDWDVEPLFPKPTTEAVTKDLPTSTPLSALSKNKRSPSRRTKSRWEPLPEEKPIDKLASSTNEIVKFSGWIHANEKDRKHISGSVSKEDRLNNIKFHLSEQKSASKSFQRPVKRQRLSADGFKTEDNGDASSDSDKEQSLTSYYSGAIALANSPEERMRRENRSKRFDRGQGNRSETNRFKGKNAGTGNLYVRRASALLISKSFDDGGSRAVEDIDWDALTVKGTCQEIEKRYLRLTSAPDPSTVRPEEVLEKALQMVQNSQKNYLYKCDQLKSIRQDLTVQRIRNQLTAKVYETHARLAIENGDLPEYNQCQSQLKILYAEGIEGCCMEFSAYHLLCVILHSNNKRELLSLMSRLSDKAKQDKAVKHALAVRAAVSSGNYIMFFRLYKTAPNLNTCLMDLYVEKMRFKAVSCMSRSYRPTVPVSYVAQVLGFTGVSPTNEECEERDSDGLEECVEWLKAHGASLVTDANGEVQLDAKASSSTLFMPEPEDAVSHGDANLAVNDFLARASSQPS
- the LOC102614085 gene encoding uncharacterized protein LOC102614085; its protein translation is MASISASSSLQFSTNPFPSSRAPPLLDPHGHKPSTYTYTSTFTTRATDSETPAEPETSQPDPDDKFENRLSKLRIRYRSGTGKKAEARKSKKGSTAKSGSSMYLPPVPLNEPMSGGLKVDFGFSSYSERINGRIAILGLTALVAVELATGKGVINYHTPAIVLIQVYFVAAVSALFVKYEKERVSVWPESAVEKK
- the LOC102613780 gene encoding SAC3 family protein A isoform X2; this translates as MMMMNQNQQGSTQNIASSVDPNSVENRYVVDASQSQASSYFPSTTGSGAVSWVTHGVNNQSTENGNLSNASYHHEQHTESHVKSLQDGLNATSLTSSSNLGTTNVAQDYSGYTSYPNSSDPYAYGSTAYPGYYSSYQQQPNHSYPQPVGAYQNSGAPYQPISSFQNSGSYVGPASYSATYYSPGDYQTAGGYPSSGYSHQTTSWNEGNYTNYTSHQYSNYTSDTSGAYSSGTAPATSLQYQQQYKQWADYYSQTEVSCAPGTENLSVASTSNQVLQPPGVTAGYPTAHSQPAPIYHQSWQQDSSSSHVSSLQPAATSNGSHDSYWKHGTPSFQNRQVSPVQPHYSKPLEQKTSYNNFQDQHKAACPQGPSSQYAIGQQMAPSYQSPPVQTSPQLDNRRVSKLQIPTNPRIASNLALGLPKTDKDSSTANAAAKPAYIGVSLAKSNEKVVSHADSRVEPGTFPKSLCGYVERALARCKGDAEIAASQAVMGEIIKKANSDGTLFSRDWDVEPLFPKPTTEAVTKDLPTSTPLSALSKNKRSPSRRTKSRWEPLPEEKPIDKLASSTNEIVKFSGWIHANEKDRKHISGSVSKEDRLNNIKFHLSEQKSASKSFQRPVKRQRLSADGFKTEDNGDASSDSDKEQSLTSYYSGAIALANSPEERMRRENRSKRFDRGQGNRSETNRFKGKNAGTGNLYVRRASALLISKSFDDGGSRAVEDIDWDALTVKGTCQEIEKRYLRLTSAPDPSTVRPEEVLEKALQMVQNSQKNYLYKCDQLKSIRQDLTVQRIRNQLTAKCQSQLKILYAEGIEGCCMEFSAYHLLCVILHSNNKRELLSLMSRLSDKAKQDKAVKHALAVRAAVSSGNYIMFFRLYKTAPNLNTCLMDLYVEKMRFKAVSCMSRSYRPTVPVSYVAQVLGFTGVSPTNEECEERDSDGLEECVEWLKAHGASLVTDANGEVQLDAKASSSTLFMPEPEDAVSHGDANLAVNDFLARASSQPS